Genomic segment of Catenibacterium mitsuokai:
ACACTTCGAGGAATATGGTCCTGGATATGTGCTTGAAACAGATATTACTTATCTATTCTACGGTCACAAAAGATCTAAAGCCTATCTATCGGTGATAAAGGATGGATTTACAAAGCAGATTCTTGCATATGTATTATCACCGTCTTTAGAAGTAGACTTTGTCCTGGAGACAATCAATCAGCTTTACAGTAAACATAAGCATAATATTCACACTGATGCTTTGATACACAGTGATCAGGGTGTGCATTATACAAGTGTCAAGTTTATTGACTTACTCAAGAGCCTGGAAATCAGACAGTCAATGTCAAGAAGAGGAAACTGCTGGGACAACGCTCCCCAGGAATCCTTCTTCGGACATATGAAAGATGAGATAGGTAGATATACAGAGAATGCCTGCTCATATGAAGAACTAAAGGAAATAATAGATTCCTATATGGTTTATTACAACAATGATCGTTATCAGTACAATCTGGCCAAACTTTCACCAAATGAATATTTTGAATATTATATAACTGGTGAATACCCACTAATTCATGTCGCAAAGGAGCCTGATGAATATAAGGAAAAATTCAGACAGATAAGAAATAATCTTGATAGAAACTCAACGCTCGAGAAATTAGTAGCTATCCTTCAAAGAATAACTCATTTCAAACAGTCCATCAGGTAGTCTGCGTAAATGACTTCTGATTATATCTATATCATTATTACTTAATGATGCAAAGCCAAAATCATCCATCTTAGTGAATATAACAGTGCCATTAAAATAACCGTCAGCATCATCTGGAAATGATCTGTAAACAATAGTATGACCAGTATCATATACACTTAAATCCTTTACAAGAAGATAGACTGATGGATCATCATCAAATATATAATCTCGGTAGTCAAATACACCAAGTTCATTTCTTATGACTTCCTTCATTCTATCTGTTTCCAATACACATAAAACTCCATCTTTAATAATTACATATTTACATAGTTTACACATAAAAATATCCTCCTGGTTAATTACACCTAGAGGATATCTTTATTTCTAATCATTTTTAAGCGCCTTTTTATTTAATGTCCTTGACTCGGGGTCCACATTATCTATCTATTCGTTACAGCCTTTTAATCTGGCAGGGAATACTCCTAGTTTTTTAATCATTATGTAAGTGTTGTGTATTTTGATTAGGTTTGATTTATTTAGTTGTTTGATA
This window contains:
- a CDS encoding IS3 family transposase, with translation MIDRTLESPSNNLSVSALCDTAGVSRSGFYSWKKRKGSISEKEEQDRKDFELILEAYRFKGYDKGRRGIHMRLLHMGIVMNHKKISRLMKKYGLFCPIRKANPARRMAKAMKTSNYADNILNRHFEEYGPGYVLETDITYLFYGHKRSKAYLSVIKDGFTKQILAYVLSPSLEVDFVLETINQLYSKHKHNIHTDALIHSDQGVHYTSVKFIDLLKSLEIRQSMSRRGNCWDNAPQESFFGHMKDEIGRYTENACSYEELKEIIDSYMVYYNNDRYQYNLAKLSPNEYFEYYITGEYPLIHVAKEPDEYKEKFRQIRNNLDRNSTLEKLVAILQRITHFKQSIR